ATTTGAAAATGAAAATATATCTGTAAATGAAAATGATATGATTTTTTGTGATAAAAATCTTCCACATGGATTAAGAAATAATTCTGATGATAAATTTAATGTATTAGTTATAAAAATATTCGAATAGGTGAAAGTATGAATGAATTATTAAAAAATAATGAGTTTTGTGTTTTGGATACAGAAACTACAGGGCTTAATCCGCAAAATGGTGATAGAATAATAGAAATAGCTGTTTATAATATTATAACGGAAAAAGATGATTATTTTGTTAAAGATAAGTTTGTAACTTATATTAATCCTGAAAGAGCTATTCCATATTTTATTACAAAGATGACTGGTATATCAGATTTTCATGTAAGTGGTGCTCCTAGATTTTTTGAAATAGCGGATGATTTTTTAAACTTTATATATAACAAAGTATTAGTAATACAAAATGTTGGATTTGATATGAAATTTTTAAATAATGAGTTAAGATTATGCGGGTATAATTCTTTAAATAATAATACTATAGATACTGTATTATTATCTAGAAAAATATTTAGAACTGAAAGAAGGCATAATTTGGATTCAATTGCTGAGAGGTTAAACATTAGAAAGAATGTAAATAGGCATTCTGCTGAAGGTGATGTTATTATTACAACTGAGGCTTTTGTTAAAATGAGAAATATAATATTAAACGGCTGAATTTTTTCAGCCGTTTTTTATATCATCAATATATTCTTTAAAAGTATTTTCGAGTATATTTTCAGGAACGGTTTTTACAATTTTACCATTAATAAATATAGCTCCACCTGTTTTAGTCCCAGCAATTCCAATATCAGCATGTTTTGCTTCCCCAGGTCCGTTTACTACACACCCCATTACCGCAATAGTTAAATCTTTTTCTATTCCATTAGTCCATTCTTTTACTTTTGAAGCTAATTCTTCTACTTTTATTTCAGTCCTTGCACATGTAGGACAAGCTACTATTCTTGTACCTTTTTTAAATCCCAATAGAGTTAATAATTTTTTTGCCACAAGTACTTCTTGTACCGGATCACCAGCAATAGATATTCTTAAAGTATCTCCAATGTTATTTAATAACAATGCTCCTAATCCAGCGGAAGATAAGATTAAAGCGTCTTCATATATTCCTGCTTCCGTTATTCCTATATGTAATGGATATGGCACTTTTTCTGAAATATATTTATTTGCAAGGAAATTTTCCTTTGCATCAGATGATTTTATTGAAATGACAATATCTTCAAAACCTAGATCTTCCATTATTTTAACTTCTTGTAAAGCACTTTCTGCTAAAGCTTGATATCTTGGCATGTTACTATTTTCAAATTCTTTTTTTATTGATCCAGAGTTTGCTCCAACTCTTATTGGTATATTATATTCTTTTGCTACTTTTACAACTTCTTTAACTTTCCAAGATTCACCGATGTTTCCAGGGTTAATTCTAACTTTTGCAGCACCAGCTTTTATTGATTCTATTGCAACTTTATAATCAAAATGAATATCAGATACAATTGGAACTGTAGAATTTTTACATATTTCTTTAAAGGATGGTATATCTTCTAATGTTCTTACAGATACCCTGACGATATCAGCACCAGCATTTGAAAGATTTATAATTTGTTTTATTGTCTTTTCTGTATCTAAGGTATCTGTGTTTGTCATACTTTGGATGGTTATCGGATTATTTCCACCAACTGGTATTTCTCCAACATATACAACTTTTTTAGAAAACATTTAATCACCTCAAAAATCTTAAAATATCGTTATACGTAAAGTATATAAACAATCCCATTAATAGTAGAAAACCTATAGTATGTATTGTAGCTTCAACCTTAGGGTTTGTTCTTTTTCCAGTAATCATTTCATATAATGAAAATACTATTCTACCACCATCTAATGCTGGTATTGGTAATAAGTTTACTATA
This genomic stretch from Marinitoga litoralis harbors:
- a CDS encoding PolC-type DNA polymerase III, whose product is MNELLKNNEFCVLDTETTGLNPQNGDRIIEIAVYNIITEKDDYFVKDKFVTYINPERAIPYFITKMTGISDFHVSGAPRFFEIADDFLNFIYNKVLVIQNVGFDMKFLNNELRLCGYNSLNNNTIDTVLLSRKIFRTERRHNLDSIAERLNIRKNVNRHSAEGDVIITTEAFVKMRNIILNG
- the ispG gene encoding flavodoxin-dependent (E)-4-hydroxy-3-methylbut-2-enyl-diphosphate synthase, yielding MFSKKVVYVGEIPVGGNNPITIQSMTNTDTLDTEKTIKQIINLSNAGADIVRVSVRTLEDIPSFKEICKNSTVPIVSDIHFDYKVAIESIKAGAAKVRINPGNIGESWKVKEVVKVAKEYNIPIRVGANSGSIKKEFENSNMPRYQALAESALQEVKIMEDLGFEDIVISIKSSDAKENFLANKYISEKVPYPLHIGITEAGIYEDALILSSAGLGALLLNNIGDTLRISIAGDPVQEVLVAKKLLTLLGFKKGTRIVACPTCARTEIKVEELASKVKEWTNGIEKDLTIAVMGCVVNGPGEAKHADIGIAGTKTGGAIFINGKIVKTVPENILENTFKEYIDDIKNG